A section of the Clostridium omnivorum genome encodes:
- a CDS encoding ABC transporter permease, producing MKKYTSSIILGSLLIIAWEMLARYINAMYILPSPSKIVEKMWLLRKDLFLVHLPATMIITLFGLAISIILGVALAVAMSLNSSIERAIYPIVVVTQTIPVTALAPIFVLWFGYSIWSKVIVTILITFFPITVNVYDGLRSTKREMEELLITYGASKVQIFCKLKFPSSLPYFFSALKVAVPLSVIGAAISEWLGAQEGLGYFSKRMMIQLDGAGVFAPIVLLSIVAIILVAIINLIENKIVKWRNEV from the coding sequence ATGAAAAAGTATACATCATCAATAATCTTAGGTTCCCTTTTAATTATTGCCTGGGAGATGTTGGCCAGATATATAAATGCTATGTACATATTACCATCTCCTTCAAAAATTGTAGAAAAAATGTGGCTTTTAAGAAAAGATTTATTTTTAGTGCATCTTCCAGCAACTATGATTATAACACTTTTTGGACTTGCTATTTCTATTATTTTAGGTGTAGCGCTAGCAGTGGCTATGAGCTTAAACAGCAGTATTGAAAGGGCAATATATCCAATTGTAGTAGTTACACAGACTATTCCTGTTACGGCATTGGCTCCAATATTTGTGCTGTGGTTCGGATATAGCATTTGGAGTAAGGTTATAGTTACAATCCTTATAACCTTCTTTCCAATCACTGTGAATGTATATGATGGATTACGCTCTACTAAACGGGAGATGGAGGAACTTTTAATTACATATGGAGCAAGTAAAGTTCAAATATTTTGCAAGCTAAAGTTTCCATCCTCTCTGCCATATTTCTTTTCGGCATTAAAGGTAGCTGTTCCACTTAGTGTAATTGGAGCTGCAATCAGTGAATGGCTTGGAGCTCAAGAAGGGCTTGGTTATTTTAGCAAGAGAATGATGATTCAGCTTGACGGAGCAGGAGTATTTGCTCCAATTGTATTGTTGTCTATAGTAGCTATAATCTTAGTAGCTATAATTAATTTAATAGAAAATAAAATTGTTAAATGGAGGAATGAAGTATGA
- a CDS encoding YjjI family glycine radical enzyme, with amino-acid sequence MRSNMSDILDIATSKGLTYQQKLVNLAGVAGRLLDPRDILGYTDEEMMYIENEMICDLNEGYAIYSPRYIVPDYYVLLSKGCEFLDIKPPEDLDELLDSLLILYSHVPSITSFPVFIGDLDKLIDPFITDEVKDYIKIKRFLNHVDKTIADSFCHADIGPEKTKAGELILKAVMELENPTPNMTIRYDKDITPRDFALKAAEACLKVSKPSFSNDKKYCHDVGDHRIVSCYNALPHGGGAYTLPRLRLGTIVKGVKSLEELLNHRLPKVTNAMATMIDKRIKFLVEKSNFFETSFLVKEGFIKRENFTAMFGIVGLADAVNYILKLEGLNERFGTSKRGDEIGHSILKVVDGIANTHEAVYCERTNDRYLMHAQVGASLSAEDYDNTPAHRIAIGDEPILPVHIKQAAPFHEYFISGTGDLFALDQTYLNKLDAVLDIIEGAFASGARYITTYLNNTDLIRVTGYLVKKSDAMKAGQGQAMLRDTDILGFGSNDRAHVFERRVRKDGE; translated from the coding sequence ATGAGATCAAATATGAGCGATATTTTAGACATTGCAACGAGTAAAGGTTTAACTTATCAACAAAAGCTTGTTAATCTTGCAGGCGTAGCAGGGAGGCTCTTAGATCCTAGAGATATACTTGGCTATACTGATGAAGAAATGATGTATATTGAAAATGAAATGATTTGCGATTTAAATGAAGGATATGCAATATACAGTCCTAGATATATTGTTCCAGACTACTATGTACTATTATCTAAAGGCTGTGAATTTTTAGATATAAAGCCTCCTGAGGACTTGGACGAACTGCTTGATAGTCTCTTAATTCTATACAGCCATGTACCTTCAATAACTTCCTTTCCTGTATTTATAGGTGATCTTGATAAGCTAATAGATCCATTTATAACAGATGAAGTGAAGGATTATATAAAAATCAAAAGGTTTTTAAATCATGTGGACAAGACTATAGCAGATTCCTTCTGTCATGCAGATATAGGACCTGAAAAGACCAAAGCAGGCGAGCTTATATTGAAAGCGGTAATGGAGCTTGAAAATCCTACACCTAATATGACTATAAGATATGATAAAGATATTACACCAAGGGACTTTGCGTTAAAGGCTGCTGAGGCATGCTTAAAGGTGTCAAAACCATCCTTCAGTAATGATAAAAAGTATTGTCATGATGTAGGGGATCACAGAATAGTAAGCTGCTACAATGCACTTCCTCACGGCGGCGGGGCCTATACTCTTCCAAGACTAAGACTCGGAACAATTGTAAAAGGTGTTAAGTCACTAGAGGAATTATTAAATCACAGGCTGCCGAAGGTGACTAATGCTATGGCTACTATGATAGATAAGAGAATAAAGTTTCTTGTTGAAAAGTCAAATTTCTTTGAAACATCATTTCTTGTAAAAGAGGGCTTCATAAAGAGAGAAAACTTCACAGCAATGTTTGGAATTGTTGGACTTGCTGATGCAGTAAATTATATTTTAAAGCTTGAAGGGTTAAATGAGAGATTTGGTACTTCAAAGCGCGGTGATGAAATAGGACACAGCATACTAAAGGTTGTAGATGGTATTGCAAATACCCATGAAGCTGTATACTGTGAGAGAACTAATGATAGATACCTTATGCATGCTCAAGTAGGTGCAAGTTTGAGTGCAGAGGATTATGATAATACTCCAGCTCATAGAATAGCAATAGGGGATGAGCCTATTCTGCCAGTGCATATTAAACAAGCAGCACCTTTCCATGAGTATTTCATCTCAGGCACTGGAGATTTATTTGCTCTAGACCAAACCTACTTAAATAAATTAGATGCTGTGCTTGATATAATAGAGGGAGCTTTTGCTTCTGGAGCTAGGTACATTACAACCTACCTTAATAACACAGACCTAATTAGAGTTACGGGCTACTTAGTAAAAAAGAGTGATGCTATGAAGGCTGGACAAGGCCAGGCAATGCTTAGGGATACAGATATATTAGGCTTTGGATCAAATGACAGGGCTCATGTATTTGAGAGAAGAGTTAGAAAAGATGGAGAATAA
- a CDS encoding ABC transporter ATP-binding protein, with the protein MFKLIKFLKPYKKQVILGPAFKLLEAILELLIPFFMARLIDYGVKAGNSGYVFKIGALMILTAIIGAGSAYVCQYYASIVSQGFGTDLRNRIFEKIGEFSFNEIDMFGTTSLVNRITSDVNQLQFAVAMLIRLVIRVPFLCIGGLIMAMAINLKLSIILFVIMPVFAGTLYMIMSKTIPLYKNVQKRLDGVSTVVRENLSGVRVVRAFARIDNERKRFNKVNREYAETAIAVGRISALLNPVTIVIINLGVAAVLWFGGVQVYSGSMTQGEIIAYINYINIILSALIVLANLVITFTKAAASANRVNEVLAAEPSVVDRSDKNAVINGIKREALIEFKNVSFSYKEASEYALRNISFKINQGETVGIIGSTGSGKTTLINLICRFYDVSEGAVLINGIDVREQSQKELRKNIGLVAQKAVLFTGTVIENIRWGNESASIEEIVEAAKTAQSNDFIKRLPDGYNTLISQGGINLSGGQKQRLTIARALVKKPKVLILDDSSSALDYATDAALRKQLKESTSNMTVVVVTQRIATIKNADKIIVMDDGEIVSIGNNDELLEKCEVYREIYNSQFNGEVE; encoded by the coding sequence GTGTTTAAGCTGATAAAATTTTTAAAACCATATAAAAAGCAGGTAATACTTGGCCCGGCATTTAAACTGCTAGAAGCAATCTTAGAATTACTTATTCCATTCTTCATGGCTAGACTTATTGACTATGGTGTAAAGGCTGGTAATTCAGGATATGTTTTTAAAATAGGAGCACTTATGATATTAACTGCAATTATAGGTGCAGGTTCAGCATATGTATGCCAGTACTATGCATCAATTGTGTCCCAAGGTTTTGGAACAGACCTTAGAAATAGGATATTTGAAAAGATAGGTGAATTTTCTTTTAATGAAATAGATATGTTTGGAACTACTTCTTTGGTTAATAGAATTACTAGTGATGTAAATCAGCTTCAGTTCGCAGTAGCTATGCTTATAAGACTTGTAATTAGAGTTCCATTTTTGTGTATAGGCGGACTTATTATGGCAATGGCAATAAATTTAAAGCTGTCTATAATTTTATTTGTTATTATGCCTGTTTTTGCAGGAACTCTATATATGATAATGTCAAAGACTATTCCGCTATATAAAAATGTTCAAAAAAGGCTTGATGGAGTTTCTACTGTGGTAAGGGAAAATTTATCTGGGGTGAGAGTGGTTAGAGCCTTTGCTAGGATTGATAATGAAAGAAAAAGATTCAATAAAGTAAATAGAGAATATGCAGAAACTGCGATTGCAGTGGGTAGGATATCTGCACTATTAAACCCAGTGACAATTGTAATAATAAATTTAGGCGTTGCAGCAGTATTATGGTTTGGCGGAGTACAGGTATATTCAGGAAGCATGACTCAAGGAGAAATAATTGCTTATATAAATTACATAAATATTATTTTATCAGCACTAATTGTGTTAGCAAATTTAGTAATTACCTTTACCAAGGCTGCAGCTTCTGCTAATCGTGTTAATGAAGTCTTAGCTGCTGAACCTTCTGTAGTAGACAGATCAGATAAAAATGCGGTTATTAATGGGATTAAAAGGGAAGCATTAATAGAATTTAAAAATGTGAGCTTTTCTTATAAGGAAGCTTCTGAATATGCCTTAAGAAATATTTCCTTTAAAATAAATCAGGGAGAGACTGTTGGAATCATTGGCTCTACAGGCTCTGGGAAAACTACATTAATTAATTTAATTTGTCGTTTTTATGATGTTTCAGAAGGTGCAGTATTAATAAATGGCATAGATGTAAGAGAGCAGTCTCAGAAGGAACTAAGAAAAAACATAGGACTTGTAGCCCAAAAGGCTGTTTTATTTACTGGTACTGTTATTGAAAACATAAGGTGGGGCAATGAAAGTGCAAGTATAGAAGAAATAGTTGAAGCAGCTAAAACTGCACAGTCAAATGATTTTATAAAAAGGCTGCCTGATGGATATAATACGCTGATTTCTCAAGGTGGAATTAATTTATCAGGTGGCCAAAAGCAGAGACTTACCATAGCAAGAGCGCTAGTGAAAAAACCTAAGGTACTTATTTTAGATGACAGTTCAAGTGCTCTAGACTATGCAACGGATGCAGCACTTAGAAAGCAGCTAAAGGAAAGTACAAGTAATATGACTGTTGTTGTAGTTACACAAAGAATAGCTACAATTAAAAACGCTGATAAGATAATTGTTATGGATGATGGTGAAATTGTGTCCATAGGAAACAATGATGAACTGCTGGAAAAGTGTGAAGTGTATAGGGAAATATATAATTCACAGTTTAATGGCGAGGTGGAATAA
- a CDS encoding YjjW family glycine radical enzyme activase: MREELEKMENKAVVNRIIPFSNVDGPGNRLAIFFQGCNIRCVYCHNPETINHCINCGECVIKCPTKAIKNIDGKVNFEEKVCAECDQCIRTCRFNSSPRTTLYSAQELYNIIDEYKLFIRGITVSGGEPTLRADFITELFKMVRPLGLTCFVDTNGFFDKDEIAELIKVTDKFMVDIKAVDKIQSLCETKLKNNIENLKYLLSMDKVYEVRTVLIEDYMDIENTVTTVANILKDYPEVIYKLIRVHAAGLSDAEKDKIKAKIPSEAYVRQLAEKVKDIGVKNIELII; this comes from the coding sequence TTGAGAGAAGAGTTAGAAAAGATGGAGAATAAGGCTGTTGTAAACAGAATTATACCTTTTTCCAATGTGGATGGACCAGGAAACAGATTAGCAATATTTTTTCAGGGGTGCAATATAAGATGTGTTTATTGTCATAACCCAGAGACTATAAATCACTGCATTAATTGCGGTGAATGCGTGATTAAGTGTCCAACAAAAGCAATAAAAAACATTGATGGAAAGGTGAATTTTGAGGAAAAAGTTTGTGCAGAGTGTGATCAGTGTATTAGAACCTGCCGCTTTAATTCTTCTCCAAGGACAACTTTATATAGTGCTCAGGAGTTATACAACATTATTGATGAATATAAGCTCTTTATAAGAGGCATTACAGTTTCAGGCGGTGAGCCTACATTAAGAGCAGATTTTATAACTGAATTATTCAAAATGGTAAGGCCTTTAGGGCTTACCTGCTTTGTTGATACAAATGGCTTTTTTGATAAAGATGAAATAGCTGAGCTTATAAAAGTCACAGACAAGTTCATGGTAGATATAAAAGCTGTGGATAAAATCCAGAGCCTCTGTGAAACAAAACTTAAAAATAATATAGAAAATTTAAAATATCTTTTGAGTATGGATAAAGTATATGAGGTAAGAACTGTACTTATTGAAGATTATATGGATATTGAAAACACTGTAACTACAGTTGCAAACATACTTAAGGATTATCCCGAGGTTATTTATAAACTCATAAGGGTCCATGCTGCAGGACTTAGTGATGCTGAAAAGGATAAGATAAAAGCAAAGATACCCTCAGAAGCTTATGTGAGACAACTTGCTGAAAAGGTAAAGGATATAGGCGTTAAAAATATTGAATTAATTATTTAA
- a CDS encoding creatininase family protein, with amino-acid sequence MYMVNYTSDDFKSNLSKSQVVIIPIGSVEAHGHHLPLGTDVFSPRLFCELLEKKIGGEIWIAPEVPYGQSFDLSVYPGTIHVPSQVLAEYLFYVAKSMADNGIKKVIFLNGHGGNINALNLTSERLMTLGIDVTIINWWLDFSKEILTVTEGQGHAGEDETSAILYYDEKLVQMDKAMKNTKRPTFRVYFKDRGKVIYENALSGDATLATREKGEKIFKLLVDKIIQVVHAMKDEKYYTEE; translated from the coding sequence ATGTACATGGTTAATTATACTTCAGATGATTTTAAAAGTAATTTATCAAAGTCTCAGGTAGTAATAATACCTATAGGTTCTGTTGAAGCTCATGGACATCACTTGCCTTTAGGTACAGATGTATTTTCACCTAGATTGTTTTGTGAACTTCTAGAGAAGAAAATTGGTGGTGAAATTTGGATAGCACCAGAGGTGCCATATGGTCAAAGCTTTGACTTATCAGTATATCCAGGAACCATACACGTGCCATCTCAGGTATTAGCAGAATACTTATTCTATGTTGCTAAAAGCATGGCTGACAATGGCATAAAGAAAGTAATATTTTTAAATGGCCATGGGGGAAATATAAATGCATTAAACCTAACTTCAGAGAGGTTAATGACCTTAGGAATTGACGTGACCATAATTAATTGGTGGTTGGATTTTTCAAAGGAAATATTGACTGTAACAGAGGGACAAGGGCATGCCGGAGAAGATGAGACTTCAGCCATTTTATATTATGATGAAAAGCTAGTGCAGATGGATAAAGCTATGAAAAATACTAAAAGACCTACCTTTAGAGTTTACTTTAAGGATAGGGGTAAGGTGATTTATGAAAATGCACTATCTGGGGACGCCACTCTTGCTACTAGAGAAAAGGGAGAAAAAATATTTAAGTTGTTAGTTGATAAGATAATTCAGGTTGTTCATGCAATGAAGGATGAAAAGTACTATACTGAAGAATAA
- a CDS encoding DUF6774 domain-containing protein, whose amino-acid sequence MLFFDDIEPEQLTLFASFLAVAISEGRTAGELNILGEFLSTLGDSVSLIAAQKEFLISIQEEKNNTNDKE is encoded by the coding sequence ATGCTTTTTTTTGATGATATAGAACCAGAACAGCTTACATTGTTTGCTAGCTTTTTAGCTGTAGCCATATCTGAAGGAAGAACAGCTGGAGAGCTAAACATACTAGGGGAATTTCTTTCAACGTTAGGTGATTCAGTTTCATTAATTGCAGCACAAAAAGAATTTTTAATTAGTATTCAAGAAGAAAAGAATAATACAAATGATAAGGAATAG
- the tenA gene encoding thiaminase II codes for MKFTDRLFEKVKDIWGTYYEHPFIKGIGNGTLEIDRFKYYMIQDYLYLLDYAKIYALGVVKADSEEVMKGFAKSVDAILNGEMSIHRSYMKRLNITQEEVAAAKASLTNISYTHYMLAVSQMGSLADVAAALLACMWSYLEIGKYLNRIPGAAEHEFYGEWIKGYVSKEYEESTKWIVDLVNSLAENMCESELKKLEEIFINTSRYEYMFWDMSYNKGMN; via the coding sequence ATGAAGTTTACTGATAGATTATTTGAGAAGGTTAAGGATATTTGGGGTACATATTATGAGCATCCATTTATAAAAGGTATAGGCAATGGAACTTTAGAAATTGATAGGTTTAAATACTATATGATTCAGGATTATCTTTATCTTTTAGATTATGCAAAAATATACGCGCTAGGGGTTGTAAAGGCTGACAGTGAAGAGGTTATGAAGGGGTTTGCAAAGTCTGTAGATGCTATATTGAATGGCGAAATGAGCATTCATCGATCTTATATGAAAAGGCTTAATATTACACAAGAGGAGGTAGCAGCTGCAAAAGCATCTCTAACTAACATTTCTTATACTCACTATATGCTGGCAGTATCTCAAATGGGGTCCTTGGCTGATGTTGCAGCAGCACTGCTTGCATGTATGTGGAGCTACCTAGAGATTGGTAAGTACTTAAACAGAATCCCTGGAGCTGCTGAACATGAATTTTATGGAGAATGGATTAAAGGTTATGTATCTAAAGAATATGAAGAAAGTACTAAGTGGATTGTTGATTTAGTGAACAGCCTTGCTGAAAATATGTGTGAAAGTGAACTTAAAAAGCTAGAGGAAATATTTATTAATACAAGCAGGTATGAATACATGTTTTGGGATATGTCATATAACAAGGGGATGAATTAA
- a CDS encoding ABC transporter substrate-binding protein, with product MKKFRYLSLLLVVFMFAAVGCSKKQAAASADKLEEMDLVLDWYPNAVHSFIYAAIENGYYKEEGLKVNIKFPANPTDPLTLPAAGKAEVGIYYQPDVIMARSNEKVPIKAIGSIVQSPLNVIISIKEKNINSPKDLSGKTVGYSGNPLNVDYVKTMVAKDGGDPNSVKFVDVGFDLLSSMITKKVDATTGGLINHEVPVMQHEGHEVNYFDPSKYGVPNYYELIFVASDNTIKQKPEVLKKFMRASQKGFEFMKQNPDKALAILMKNQQKDNFPLIEEVEKKSVETLLPKMELKDKPFLSQDKKVWEDNIEWLGQKGLLKEKVKAEDFYVDILK from the coding sequence ATGAAAAAATTTAGATACTTATCATTATTATTAGTTGTTTTTATGTTTGCAGCTGTAGGCTGCTCAAAAAAGCAAGCAGCTGCCAGTGCAGACAAGCTGGAAGAAATGGATCTAGTGCTTGACTGGTATCCAAATGCAGTACATAGCTTTATATATGCTGCTATTGAAAATGGATATTATAAAGAGGAAGGATTGAAGGTAAATATTAAGTTTCCAGCAAACCCTACTGATCCACTTACACTTCCAGCAGCAGGTAAAGCAGAGGTGGGTATATACTATCAACCTGATGTCATTATGGCACGATCAAATGAAAAAGTTCCTATAAAGGCTATAGGTTCTATAGTACAATCACCTTTAAATGTTATTATTTCAATAAAGGAAAAAAATATTAATTCCCCAAAGGACCTATCAGGAAAGACTGTAGGGTATTCAGGAAATCCTTTAAATGTGGATTATGTTAAAACCATGGTTGCTAAGGATGGAGGAGATCCAAACTCAGTAAAGTTTGTAGATGTAGGTTTTGACTTGCTTTCATCCATGATAACTAAAAAAGTTGATGCTACTACTGGTGGGCTTATTAACCATGAAGTACCTGTTATGCAGCATGAAGGGCATGAAGTAAATTATTTTGATCCATCAAAATATGGTGTGCCTAATTACTATGAGCTAATATTTGTTGCTAGTGACAATACTATAAAGCAAAAGCCAGAAGTGTTAAAGAAGTTTATGAGAGCCTCACAAAAGGGTTTTGAATTTATGAAGCAAAATCCAGATAAGGCATTAGCAATTCTTATGAAGAATCAGCAGAAAGATAATTTTCCACTTATAGAAGAAGTAGAAAAGAAAAGTGTTGAAACATTGCTACCTAAAATGGAGCTAAAGGATAAACCATTTTTATCCCAAGATAAGAAGGTTTGGGAGGACAACATAGAGTGGCTTGGTCAAAAAGGGCTTCTTAAAGAAAAGGTTAAAGCCGAAGACTTTTATGTAGATATATTAAAGTAA
- a CDS encoding ABC transporter ATP-binding protein encodes MLSFCNVDFKYRNESKLLIKDLNFTVNKGEFVSIVGPSGCGKSTIFRLICGLEKAESGSIFLEDKQVSDLKGHIGYMPQKDLLISWRTIAQNVSLPLEVRGVKAKEAIAKAGELLDSFGFNEYKHKYPKDLSGGMRQRVSFIRTLITGADILLLDEPFSALDAITKLNMQEWLQAQYCKLKKTILFITHDVEEALFLSNKIYAISEKPISKLKEINIPMSYPRDRHMLSNKDILSIKEELINELKQRVEL; translated from the coding sequence ATGCTTAGCTTTTGCAATGTAGACTTTAAATATAGAAATGAGTCAAAATTACTTATAAAGGATTTGAATTTTACTGTAAATAAGGGTGAATTTGTGAGCATAGTTGGACCTAGCGGCTGTGGAAAGAGTACTATTTTTAGACTTATTTGCGGACTGGAAAAGGCAGAGAGTGGAAGTATCTTTTTAGAGGATAAACAAGTAAGTGATTTGAAGGGACATATCGGGTACATGCCCCAAAAGGATTTATTGATTTCATGGAGGACCATAGCTCAGAATGTATCTTTACCTTTAGAAGTAAGAGGAGTTAAAGCTAAGGAAGCTATAGCAAAGGCTGGTGAGCTTTTAGATTCCTTTGGCTTTAATGAATACAAGCATAAATATCCAAAGGATTTGTCAGGAGGAATGAGACAGAGGGTTTCATTTATTAGGACACTTATAACTGGTGCTGATATTTTACTTTTAGATGAGCCATTTAGTGCTCTAGATGCTATAACCAAATTAAATATGCAGGAGTGGCTGCAAGCACAATATTGCAAGCTTAAAAAGACAATATTGTTCATTACTCACGATGTAGAAGAAGCACTGTTTTTATCAAATAAAATATATGCTATATCTGAAAAGCCAATAAGTAAATTGAAAGAAATAAATATTCCAATGAGCTATCCAAGAGATAGGCATATGCTAAGTAATAAGGACATACTCAGCATAAAGGAAGAATTAATAAATGAGTTAAAACAGAGGGTAGAATTATGA
- a CDS encoding ABC transporter ATP-binding protein yields the protein MDKNKTLKRLFSYIKKYKMHVVFSIITAILGNVLVIIGPYIVGKGIDKIVGKGQVDFNAVLKIIIVVAALYVTSAVFQWGLQVLTSIIANRTIEDIRSDAFEKLTRMPLKFYDDNAHGEIMTRLTNDLEFVSEGLYQGITQFVSGIVAIVGSLIFMAVLSPAITMVVVLMTPVCFKIASFITKSSNRLFKEQSKTIGELNGYIEEIIGNQKIVKAFGYEERSQEKFNEINQRLYKCGRWAQFYSSLVNPSTRLVNNITYILLGITGGLSAIAGRLTIGNISSFLTYSTQFSQPINNITSVATQLQAAIASAERVFKILDKEEEMPESEDLITLSSTNGKVSFNNVSFSYSKERPLIKNFNLKVESGSRIAIVGPTGAGKTTLVNLLMRFYEVDNGKIFVDDIDIKTVTKDSVRKSFGMVLQDTWLFSGTIRDNISYGKPEATEEEIIAAAKAANAHSFIKRLHRGYDTLITEGGGNLSQGQKQLLTIARVMLALPSMLILDEATSSVDTRTEANIQKAFDKMMKGRTSFIIAHRLSTIKEADLILVLNNGQIVEQGNHEELLQRKGFYSKLYYSQYEGQ from the coding sequence ATGGATAAGAATAAAACCTTAAAGAGGCTTTTTAGCTATATAAAAAAGTATAAAATGCATGTTGTTTTTTCTATAATTACAGCTATCTTAGGTAATGTGTTAGTAATTATTGGTCCATATATAGTGGGAAAAGGTATTGATAAAATTGTAGGAAAAGGGCAAGTTGACTTTAATGCAGTATTAAAAATAATAATTGTAGTTGCGGCTCTGTATGTTACAAGTGCTGTATTTCAGTGGGGACTTCAAGTACTTACAAGTATTATAGCTAATAGAACAATAGAGGATATTAGAAGTGATGCTTTTGAAAAGCTAACTAGAATGCCTCTAAAGTTTTATGATGATAATGCTCATGGTGAGATTATGACAAGGCTTACAAATGATCTTGAATTTGTATCAGAAGGGCTTTATCAAGGAATTACACAATTTGTATCTGGAATTGTAGCTATTGTTGGTTCTCTTATTTTCATGGCGGTTTTAAGCCCTGCTATTACAATGGTAGTAGTATTGATGACACCAGTATGTTTTAAAATTGCTTCTTTTATTACGAAAAGCTCTAATAGATTATTTAAGGAGCAATCAAAAACAATTGGAGAATTAAATGGATATATTGAAGAAATTATAGGTAATCAAAAGATAGTGAAAGCTTTTGGCTACGAGGAAAGGTCACAGGAAAAATTCAATGAAATTAATCAAAGGCTTTATAAATGTGGAAGATGGGCACAATTTTATTCATCCCTAGTTAACCCATCTACAAGGCTTGTTAACAATATAACCTATATATTACTTGGTATAACTGGAGGATTATCTGCCATAGCAGGAAGACTTACTATAGGTAATATTTCTAGCTTTTTAACTTATTCAACTCAATTTTCTCAGCCAATAAACAATATAACTAGTGTTGCAACGCAGCTGCAAGCTGCTATTGCTTCAGCAGAAAGGGTATTTAAAATTTTAGATAAAGAGGAAGAAATGCCTGAAAGTGAGGACTTAATTACTTTGAGTAGTACTAATGGAAAGGTTAGCTTTAATAATGTTTCTTTTTCCTATTCTAAAGAAAGACCTCTTATAAAAAACTTTAATCTAAAGGTGGAAAGCGGAAGCCGCATAGCCATTGTTGGACCAACTGGTGCTGGTAAAACAACTCTTGTTAATCTACTTATGAGGTTCTATGAGGTGGACAATGGAAAAATCTTTGTTGATGATATAGATATAAAAACAGTTACAAAGGACAGTGTTAGAAAATCCTTTGGAATGGTGCTTCAGGATACTTGGCTTTTTTCAGGTACAATACGTGATAATATCTCCTATGGAAAGCCAGAGGCCACAGAAGAAGAGATAATTGCGGCAGCGAAGGCAGCAAATGCTCATAGTTTTATAAAAAGGCTTCATAGGGGATATGATACTTTGATTACTGAAGGTGGAGGTAATCTATCCCAAGGGCAAAAGCAGCTGCTTACCATAGCAAGAGTTATGCTTGCACTGCCATCCATGCTGATACTAGATGAAGCAACAAGCAGTGTAGATACAAGAACAGAAGCTAATATTCAAAAGGCTTTTGATAAGATGATGAAGGGAAGAACAAGCTTCATTATTGCTCATAGGCTTTCTACTATTAAGGAAGCTGATTTAATCCTTGTACTAAATAACGGACAAATAGTAGAACAAGGTAATCATGAAGAATTGCTGCAGAGGAAAGGATTTTATTCTAAGCTATATTATAGTCAATATGAAGGTCAATAA
- a CDS encoding TetR/AcrR family transcriptional regulator yields the protein MSTEGKQKIIEAAKNVICKNGITGATIRTIAEEAGMSTGAIYHYYKSKEDILYDVMDKSLSEASRIAEKSHSKKQSRDELIEEIYENIAKRFNKNDENRVQFYLAQEAMLGNIELTEKFKFKYKEWIDHTVELIENMYGKHDNKYNRAFASLLIGAIDGIVMQLLLNSNITDDEELAEVYHHILKVGIPSFMDYLDKLDHIGIM from the coding sequence ATGTCTACTGAAGGAAAGCAGAAAATTATAGAGGCAGCGAAAAATGTTATATGCAAAAATGGAATAACTGGTGCTACTATTAGGACTATAGCTGAAGAGGCAGGTATGAGCACTGGTGCTATTTATCATTATTATAAAAGCAAAGAAGATATATTATATGATGTGATGGATAAAAGCCTTTCTGAGGCCTCAAGAATTGCAGAAAAGTCTCATAGCAAAAAGCAAAGCAGAGATGAACTAATAGAAGAAATTTATGAAAATATAGCTAAGAGATTTAATAAAAATGATGAAAACCGAGTGCAGTTCTATCTCGCTCAGGAGGCTATGCTTGGAAATATAGAGCTTACTGAAAAGTTTAAGTTTAAATATAAGGAATGGATAGATCATACTGTAGAGCTAATTGAAAATATGTATGGAAAGCATGATAATAAATATAATAGGGCTTTTGCTTCGCTACTTATTGGTGCTATAGATGGTATAGTTATGCAGCTGCTGCTTAATTCTAATATAACTGATGATGAGGAGCTTGCAGAGGTTTATCACCACATTTTAAAAGTAGGGATACCATCATTTATGGACTATTTAGATAAGCTTGACCATATAGGAATAATGTAG